DNA sequence from the Leuconostoc lactis genome:
AAACTGGTCATACATCATGCTGGCAAAGGCGGGTTGACCAGCTTTGGTAAAGCTTGGCCGATTGCCCTTCTTGGTATCCGCAAACAATGTAAATTGCGAGATAGACAAAATTTCACCAGCAATCGCTTGGATGCTTAAATTCATCCGCCCGTCCGCATCTTCAAAGACCCGTAACTGACTAATCTTTCGGACCAGATAATCAATATCAGCCGTTGTGTCATCATCAGCAACACCCACTAATAACACAAAGCCAGCTTTAATTTGCCCAACAACTTGGTCATCAATCGTAACTTGTGCCGATTTGACACGTTGTAACACAACTTTCATTTTCTCCACTCCTCAATATCACGTTTAGATACCATAATACGAGAAAAGGCGTGCGGAATCAAACGCCGCATAAATAGTGTCGCATGAACCGTAATCAATAAAGCATCTAATGGATCACGTTTAATCATATAAAGTACTAAAAACAAGACAGATGTCGGTGGTAACAACAACAAGACTGTCGCTACCCATAACCGTTCAAACCACCAGTATTTTAGCGCTTGGTCTAAGGTACCTTGATCCACGGCTAAGGGTTGCACTTGCTGAAAGTCATAGTGGACCTTTTGCCGACCCACATACCAAGCGATAATTGGAATGCCTAGTGTGATAACTAAGACAACCCACCACATGATGGGCTGGTTAATTGGAAAATGTGGTAAGTGCAGCAACTTATCAAACAACCAATAAGGTGTCACTAAGACACTACTAATAATCAGTAGCCAGAGTAACCATTTTTGGGACTTGGGTTCCGGTAATTGTTGTGCCGTAAAGTACACTTTTTTTGCCTGTTTATCGACTAGCAACATCCCTGATTGCTGTGCCTGGGTAATGGGGGCAATGGCCATTAAAATTGGGGTCTTCATTTTGCGCTCATTTCAAATTAAAAAGTAATACTTAAAAATATAGCATGAAAAGACGCCTAATCGTTTGATAAAAAAATCACGTTGCCCGTTTTT
Encoded proteins:
- the dtd gene encoding D-aminoacyl-tRNA deacylase gives rise to the protein MKVVLQRVKSAQVTIDDQVVGQIKAGFVLLVGVADDDTTADIDYLVRKISQLRVFEDADGRMNLSIQAIAGEILSISQFTLFADTKKGNRPSFTKAGQPAFASMMYDQFNAALRRTGLPVETGQFGADMAVSLVNDGPVTILFDTKDN